In Gossypium hirsutum isolate 1008001.06 chromosome D06, Gossypium_hirsutum_v2.1, whole genome shotgun sequence, one genomic interval encodes:
- the LOC107938539 gene encoding uncharacterized protein, which yields MANALSRYGVKQRIATAYHPQTNGQAEICNREIKQILEKLVNPSQKDWSTRLDEALWAYRTTFKTPLGMSPFKIVYGKPCHLLVELEHKAFWAIKKLNMDWAAVGGKRLLELNEMEEF from the coding sequence ATGGCCAATGCCTTAAGTAGGTATGGGGTGAAACAGAGAATTGCCACGGCATATCACCCTCAGACAAATGGCCAAGCTGAAATCTGtaatagagaaattaaacaaATCCTAGAAAAACTGGTGAATCCATCTCAAAAGGATTGGTCTACTAGATTGGATGAAGCTCTATGGGCATACCGAACTACATTTAAAACACCATTAGGGATGTCACCTTTTAAAATTGTTTATGGTAAGCCATGCCATTTACTTGTTGAACTTGAGCATAAAGCGTTTTGGGCGATTAAGAAGCTGAACATGGATTGGGCTGCTGTTGGTGGCAAGAGATTGCTAGAATTGAATGAGATGGAAGAGTTTTGA